A single region of the Triticum dicoccoides isolate Atlit2015 ecotype Zavitan chromosome 2B, WEW_v2.0, whole genome shotgun sequence genome encodes:
- the LOC119363787 gene encoding NADH-ubiquinone oxidoreductase chain 2-like: MILGALAAMAQTEVKRPLAHSSIGHVGYIRTGFSCGTIEGIQSLLIGIFIYASMMIDAFAIVPALRQTRVKYIADLGALAKMNPISAMTFSITMFSYAGIPPLAGFCSKFYLFFAALGCGAYFLAQWE; this comes from the coding sequence ATGATCTTAGGAGCACTGGCCGCCATGGCCCAAACGGAAGTCAAAAGACCTCTAGCTCATAGTTCGATTGGACATGTAGGTTATATTCGTACTGGTTTCTCATGTGGAACCATAGAAGGAATTCAATCACTACTAATTGGTATATTTATTTATGCATCAATGATGATAGATGCATTCGCCATAGTTCCAGCATTACGGCAAACCCGTGTCAAATATATAGCGGATTTGGGCGCTCTAGCCAAAATGAATCCTATTTCGGCTATGACCTTCTCCATTACAATGTTCTCATACGCAGGAATACCCCCGCTAGCTGGCTTTTGTAGCAAATTCTATTTGTTCTTCGCTGCTTTGGGTTGTGGGGCTTACTTCCTAGCCCAGTGGGAGTAG